Proteins from one Xenorhabdus griffiniae genomic window:
- a CDS encoding FMN-dependent NADH-azoreductase, with product MSNVLVLKSSILAQYSQSNKLANYFVEKWLADHSESNITTRDLAENPVPVLDGELVSALRPSDAELTERQKTVLALSDQLIAELKEHDVIVITAPMYNFTIPVQLKAYFDLIARAGVTFQYTEKGPQGLIQGKRAVILTSRGGIHKNSPTDLVTPYLRTFFGFIGITDVEFIFAEGLAKGAESANQTHQDARDAIDDIIAKMGQKQSEKIVA from the coding sequence ATGAGTAACGTACTGGTTCTGAAATCCAGCATCCTGGCACAATATTCCCAAAGCAATAAACTGGCTAACTACTTTGTTGAAAAATGGTTAGCTGATCATTCAGAGAGCAACATTACCACACGTGATCTGGCTGAAAACCCAGTTCCAGTACTAGACGGAGAGTTAGTCAGTGCCTTGCGTCCAAGCGATGCAGAATTGACAGAACGCCAAAAAACAGTATTGGCCCTGTCAGATCAGTTAATTGCAGAGTTAAAAGAACATGATGTTATTGTCATCACCGCACCAATGTATAACTTCACAATCCCTGTTCAACTAAAAGCCTATTTTGATCTGATCGCCCGTGCTGGTGTAACTTTCCAGTACACTGAAAAAGGCCCACAAGGGTTAATACAAGGCAAGCGCGCTGTTATTTTGACCAGCAGGGGCGGCATTCACAAAAACAGTCCAACAGATTTGGTGACACCCTACTTACGCACTTTCTTTGGATTTATCGGCATTACAGATGTGGAATTTATATTTGCTGAAGGCTTAGCTAAGGGAGCCGAATCCGCTAACCAGACACATCAAGATGCCCGTGACGCGATAGATGATATCATAGCGAAAATGGGACAGAAGCAATCTGAAAAAATCGTTGCTTAA
- the hrpA gene encoding ATP-dependent RNA helicase HrpA yields the protein MKSPLTAPFAELFAELDHTPLRDQFRLKKRLHGAAKIKNQVSLQAVAQSIAADIATAKQKIMNRQAACPSIQYPENLPVSQKKDDIYKAIRDNQVVIIAGETGSGKTTQIPKICLELGRGVKGLIGHTQPRRLAARSVANRIADELETPLGSTVGYKVRFNDQVSENTLVKLMTDGILLAELQQDRLLLQYDTLIIDEAHERSLNIDFILGYLRQLLPKRPDLKVIITSATIDPERFSRHFNNAPIIEVSGRTYPVEVRYRPVAGDEHDSDRDQLDAIIDAVDELGRESSGDILVFMSGEREIRDTADALNKQNFPHTEILPLFARLSNSEQNRIFQPHVGRRIILATNVAETSLTVPGIKYVIDTGFARISRYSYRTKVQRLPIEPISQASANQRKGRCGRVSDGVCIRLYSEEDFLSRPEFTDPEILRTNLASVILQMTSIGLGDVSAFPFVEAPDKRNIQDGVRLLEELGAIDPESLSEGGYRLTSMGRQLAQLPIDPRLARMVLEAKVHGCVREVMVIASALSIQDPRERPLEKQQASDEKHRRFADKDSDFIAFLKLWDFLVEQQNALSSSQFRKLCRQDYLNYLRVREWQDIYTQLRQVVKEIGLPINSQEADYRSIHVALLTGLLSHIGQKDTDKQEYTGARNARFSVFPGSGLFKKPPKWAMVAELVETSRLWGRIAARIEPEWVEPLAAHLIKKHYSEPHWQKSQGAVMAMEKVTLYGLPIVTGRLVNYSRIDPMLCRELFIRHALVEGDWQTRHSFFRANLKLREEVEELEHKSRRRDILVDDETLFSFYDQRIGKDVVSSRHFDRWWKVASQDQPELLNFEKSMLIKGDANKVSALDYPNYWHQDNLKFRLSYQFEPGTDADGVTVHIPLPVLNQVKDEGFDWQIPGIRHELVVALIKSLPKPIRRNFVPAPNYAQAFLERVTQPQAPLLDSLEKELRRMTGVTVSRDDWQLEQVPDHLKITFRIIGEKKTGEKNKSLAEGKDLSALKLKLKEKVQETLSAVADDGIEQNGLHIWSFGTLPECYEQKRGGYSVKAFPALVDEKDSIGIKLFETESEQQNAMWEGTRRLLLLNIPSPIKYLHEKLPNKSKLGLYFNPYGKVLDLIDDCISCGVDRLIAENGGPAWDEQAFSSLHDKVRANLNDAVVDIAKQVEQILTAVFNINKRLKGRVDISLALALSDIKEQISGLVFNGFVTSHGWKRLADVLRYLNGIERRLEKLAVDPNKDRAHMSRVEHIQRQWQQWLAKLSVQQKQLTEVKEIRWMIEELRISLFAQQLGTAYPISDKRILQAMENIAS from the coding sequence GTGAAATCACCTTTGACAGCACCATTTGCTGAATTATTCGCTGAACTTGATCACACACCGCTGCGCGATCAGTTCCGTTTAAAAAAACGTCTGCATGGAGCAGCAAAAATTAAGAATCAAGTCTCCTTGCAGGCTGTAGCACAATCCATCGCTGCGGATATAGCGACGGCAAAACAGAAAATTATGAATCGCCAGGCTGCGTGTCCTTCGATTCAATACCCTGAAAACCTGCCGGTTAGCCAGAAGAAAGACGATATCTATAAGGCTATTCGGGATAATCAGGTTGTTATCATTGCCGGGGAAACCGGTTCAGGTAAAACAACTCAGATCCCCAAAATCTGCCTTGAATTGGGAAGGGGAGTTAAGGGGTTGATCGGCCATACCCAACCCCGTCGTTTGGCAGCACGTTCGGTTGCTAATCGTATTGCGGATGAACTGGAAACACCGCTTGGCTCGACGGTTGGTTATAAAGTTCGTTTTAACGATCAGGTCAGTGAAAATACGCTGGTCAAATTGATGACTGACGGTATTCTACTGGCGGAATTACAGCAAGATCGCTTGTTATTGCAATATGATACGTTAATTATCGATGAAGCCCATGAACGCAGCTTAAATATCGATTTTATCCTCGGTTATCTGCGCCAATTACTGCCAAAACGCCCAGATCTAAAAGTCATCATTACTTCTGCAACTATCGATCCTGAACGCTTTTCCCGTCACTTTAATAATGCCCCGATTATTGAAGTATCTGGACGTACTTATCCGGTAGAAGTGCGTTATCGCCCCGTAGCGGGTGATGAGCATGACAGTGATCGCGACCAGCTTGACGCTATTATTGATGCAGTGGATGAATTAGGGCGTGAAAGCTCAGGTGACATACTGGTATTTATGAGCGGTGAACGAGAAATTCGTGACACGGCGGATGCCCTCAATAAGCAAAATTTCCCACATACCGAAATCTTGCCACTTTTTGCACGGTTATCTAACAGCGAGCAGAACAGAATCTTTCAACCCCATGTTGGCCGCCGTATTATTCTGGCCACCAACGTGGCGGAAACATCCTTGACTGTACCTGGCATCAAGTACGTGATTGATACCGGTTTTGCACGTATTAGCCGATACAGTTATCGCACCAAAGTGCAGCGCTTGCCGATAGAACCGATATCGCAGGCTTCTGCCAATCAGCGGAAAGGGCGTTGTGGCCGTGTTTCGGATGGGGTTTGTATTCGCCTTTATTCGGAAGAGGATTTTTTATCACGTCCAGAATTCACCGATCCGGAAATCTTGCGCACTAATCTGGCCTCCGTTATTTTGCAAATGACCTCCATTGGGTTGGGGGATGTCAGCGCCTTCCCGTTTGTTGAAGCGCCGGATAAACGTAATATCCAGGATGGAGTTCGTCTGTTGGAGGAGTTGGGGGCTATTGATCCGGAGTCATTGTCAGAAGGGGGTTATCGACTGACTTCAATGGGGCGACAATTGGCTCAGTTGCCTATCGATCCCCGCTTGGCACGTATGGTACTGGAAGCTAAGGTACATGGTTGCGTTCGTGAAGTGATGGTGATTGCTTCTGCATTGTCAATTCAAGATCCACGGGAACGACCGTTAGAAAAACAGCAGGCTTCTGATGAAAAACACCGCCGTTTTGCGGATAAAGATTCAGATTTCATCGCCTTCCTGAAGTTATGGGATTTTCTGGTGGAACAGCAGAACGCGCTTTCCAGTTCCCAGTTCCGTAAACTTTGTCGGCAGGATTATCTGAATTATCTTCGTGTGAGGGAATGGCAGGATATTTATACTCAGCTACGGCAGGTTGTGAAAGAAATCGGGTTGCCGATTAATAGCCAAGAAGCTGATTATCGCAGTATCCATGTTGCCTTGCTGACAGGGTTGTTATCCCATATTGGGCAGAAAGATACGGATAAACAGGAATATACCGGTGCACGCAATGCCCGTTTTTCCGTTTTTCCTGGCTCTGGGTTATTTAAAAAACCACCAAAATGGGCGATGGTGGCTGAATTGGTGGAAACCAGCCGCTTGTGGGGACGTATTGCCGCGCGCATCGAGCCTGAATGGGTAGAGCCATTGGCGGCTCATTTAATCAAAAAACACTATAGTGAACCGCACTGGCAGAAATCCCAGGGGGCGGTAATGGCAATGGAAAAAGTTACCTTATATGGTTTGCCAATTGTGACGGGGCGTCTGGTCAATTACAGCCGAATCGATCCCATGTTATGCCGCGAATTATTTATCCGCCATGCACTGGTAGAAGGCGATTGGCAAACTCGTCATTCATTTTTCCGCGCTAATTTGAAATTACGTGAAGAAGTAGAAGAGCTGGAACATAAATCTCGCCGACGAGATATTCTGGTGGATGATGAAACCTTGTTCAGTTTCTATGATCAGCGCATTGGCAAAGACGTTGTTTCATCGCGCCATTTTGATCGTTGGTGGAAAGTTGCCAGCCAGGATCAGCCTGAATTGCTCAACTTTGAAAAGAGTATGTTAATCAAGGGAGATGCAAACAAAGTCAGTGCGTTGGATTATCCAAATTACTGGCACCAAGATAACTTGAAATTCCGTTTGAGTTACCAATTTGAACCGGGAACCGATGCTGATGGCGTAACAGTGCATATTCCTTTACCGGTATTGAACCAGGTCAAAGATGAAGGATTTGATTGGCAAATTCCGGGCATTCGCCATGAATTGGTTGTTGCGTTGATTAAGTCATTGCCAAAACCAATACGTCGTAATTTTGTTCCGGCACCTAACTATGCGCAGGCATTTCTGGAGCGTGTGACACAACCTCAGGCCCCTTTACTGGATAGCCTTGAGAAAGAGTTGCGTCGCATGACGGGGGTGACAGTGTCACGCGATGACTGGCAGCTAGAACAAGTACCTGATCATTTAAAGATCACATTCCGCATTATTGGAGAGAAGAAAACGGGTGAAAAAAATAAATCGTTAGCGGAAGGCAAAGATCTGTCTGCATTGAAACTGAAATTGAAAGAAAAAGTTCAGGAAACGCTTTCCGCAGTTGCAGATGATGGTATAGAGCAAAATGGATTGCATATCTGGAGTTTTGGAACATTGCCTGAATGTTATGAGCAGAAGCGTGGGGGCTATTCTGTTAAGGCATTTCCGGCATTGGTGGATGAGAAAGACAGTATCGGTATTAAACTATTCGAAACCGAGTCCGAACAACAGAATGCTATGTGGGAAGGAACGCGCCGCCTGTTATTGCTGAATATTCCATCGCCGATTAAATACTTGCATGAAAAATTACCAAACAAATCTAAACTGGGGCTGTATTTCAATCCATATGGAAAAGTATTGGATTTGATTGATGATTGTATTTCCTGTGGTGTTGATAGATTGATCGCAGAAAATGGTGGACCAGCTTGGGATGAACAGGCATTTTCCAGTTTGCATGATAAAGTTCGTGCTAATTTGAATGACGCCGTGGTTGATATTGCCAAACAAGTTGAGCAAATCCTGACTGCGGTCTTTAATATCAACAAGCGCCTGAAAGGGCGGGTGGATATCTCTCTCGCACTGGCGTTATCTGATATTAAAGAACAAATTTCTGGTCTGGTATTTAATGGATTTGTGACTTCCCACGGTTGGAAACGTCTGGCAGATGTCTTGCGCTATTTGAATGGTATCGAACGTCGATTGGAAAAATTGGCGGTAGATCCTAATAAGGATAGGGCGCATATGAGCAGAGTTGAACATATCCAGCGTCAATGGCAACAATGGTTGGCAAAACTGTCTGTGCAGCAGAAGCAGTTAACGGAAGTAAAAGAAATTCGTTGGATGATTGAAGAACTTCGGATCAGTCTGTTTGCCCAACAATTGGGTACTGCGTATCCAATATCGGATAAACGTATTTTACAGGCGATGGAAAATATCGCGTCGTGA